A genome region from Triticum aestivum cultivar Chinese Spring chromosome 2B, IWGSC CS RefSeq v2.1, whole genome shotgun sequence includes the following:
- the LOC123041142 gene encoding zinc finger A20 and AN1 domain-containing stress-associated protein 12-like: MEARQQAGSAALCASGCGFFAGVATNDLCSKCFKEQQLLDVMAFDGAIMSGLRSLTIRLTKGGGEEETPEKTIKNRCSACQKKVGLLGFACRCGATYCGAHRHADAHTCFFDYKAAGREQIARQNPLVVAPKMARI, translated from the coding sequence ATGGAGGCGAGGCAGCAGGCCGGCAGCGCGGCCCTGTGCGCCAGCGGCTGCGGATTCTTCGCCGGCGTGGCGACAAACGATCTCTGCTCCAAGTGCTTCAAGGAACAGCAGCTGCTGGACGTAATGGCCTTTGATGGCGCCATCATGTCCGGCCTCAGGTCGCTGACCATCAGGTTGACGAAAGGCGGAGGCGAGGAGGAGACGCCCGAGAAGACGATCAAGAACCGATGCAGCGCGTGCCAGAAGAAGGTGGGGCTGCTGGGATTCGCCTGCCGGTGCGGGGCCACCTACTGCGGCGCGCACCGCCACGCCGACGCCCACACCTGCTTCTTCGACTACAAGGCAGCCGGCCGCGAGCAGATCGCGCGCCAGAACCCGCTCGTCGTCGCGCCCAAGATGGCGAGGATTTGA